Proteins found in one Polyangiaceae bacterium genomic segment:
- a CDS encoding FAD-binding protein: MLIGQPELPELSPAARDKARSLLEQALGPSKVLTDRLACERFASDESEAVPRIPDAVVVAESADDILAALAVAREAEVPITPRAGGTGRTGGAVPVAGGIVLATQGMSGIKDIDRAEGLAVVEPGVILGDLHAAVEREGLFYPPDPNSWESCALGGNVAENAGGPRAFKYGVTRNYVLGLEAFLIGGQRLSVGKRTVKGVTGYDVTALLVGSEGTLAVFGDITLRLVPKPPAVMTLMCLFQDVRASAAAVAGMIETGIVPRCIELLDHGTLAAMREAGNPIDPQAGAMLLIEVDGAEAECERQAERVADASAAALSVLVAQDAAQREKLWAARREMSHAVRKKAKHKLSEDIVVPRQRTVELLERVERQSEASGVRCLTYGHAGDGNLHVNFLWNDDDEVPAVERCIEQLFRDVVELGGTLSGEHGIGVLKAPYLHLEQSAELIALERDLKRVFDPQGLLNPGKIFTGAPHRAC, encoded by the coding sequence ATGTTGATCGGTCAGCCGGAGCTGCCGGAGCTGTCGCCCGCGGCCCGTGACAAGGCCCGGAGCCTGCTGGAGCAGGCGCTGGGTCCTTCCAAGGTGCTGACGGACCGCCTCGCCTGCGAGCGCTTCGCAAGCGACGAGTCCGAAGCCGTGCCCCGCATTCCGGACGCAGTGGTGGTGGCCGAGAGCGCGGACGACATCTTGGCGGCCCTGGCGGTGGCGCGCGAAGCAGAGGTGCCCATCACACCGCGGGCGGGCGGTACGGGGCGCACCGGCGGTGCGGTGCCGGTGGCGGGCGGCATCGTGCTCGCGACCCAGGGCATGAGCGGCATCAAGGACATCGATCGCGCCGAGGGCCTGGCGGTGGTGGAGCCCGGCGTGATCCTCGGGGACCTGCACGCGGCGGTGGAGCGCGAAGGGCTCTTCTATCCGCCGGATCCGAACAGCTGGGAGAGCTGCGCGCTGGGCGGCAACGTGGCGGAGAACGCGGGCGGGCCGCGCGCCTTCAAATATGGCGTGACGCGCAACTACGTGCTGGGCCTGGAGGCCTTCTTGATCGGCGGGCAGCGCCTGTCCGTCGGCAAGCGCACGGTGAAGGGCGTCACGGGTTACGACGTGACGGCGCTGCTCGTGGGCAGCGAGGGCACGCTCGCGGTGTTCGGCGACATCACGCTCCGCCTGGTGCCGAAGCCGCCCGCGGTGATGACGTTGATGTGCTTGTTCCAGGACGTGCGCGCTTCCGCCGCCGCGGTGGCCGGCATGATCGAGACGGGCATCGTTCCGCGCTGCATCGAGCTCCTGGACCACGGAACCCTGGCGGCCATGCGCGAGGCCGGCAATCCCATCGATCCCCAGGCGGGGGCCATGCTCCTGATCGAGGTGGACGGCGCCGAGGCGGAGTGCGAGCGGCAGGCCGAGCGGGTGGCGGACGCCAGCGCTGCCGCGCTCTCGGTGCTGGTGGCGCAAGACGCCGCGCAGCGCGAAAAGCTGTGGGCCGCACGGCGGGAGATGAGCCACGCGGTGCGCAAGAAGGCCAAGCACAAGCTGAGCGAGGACATCGTGGTGCCGCGGCAGCGCACGGTGGAGCTGCTCGAGCGGGTGGAGCGCCAAAGCGAGGCTTCGGGCGTGCGCTGCCTGACCTACGGCCACGCCGGGGACGGCAACCTGCACGTGAACTTCCTGTGGAACGACGACGACGAAGTGCCCGCCGTGGAGCGCTGCATCGAGCAGCTGTTTCGCGACGTGGTGGAGCTGGGCGGCACCCTCAGCGGCGAGCACGGCATCGGCGTGCTGAAGGCGCCGTATCTGCACCTCGAGCAGTCCGCGGAGCTCATCGCCCTCGAGCGCGATCTCAAGCGCGTGTTCGATCCGCAGGGCCTGCTCAATCCGGGAAAGATCTTCACCGGCGCGCCGCACCGAGCTTGTTGA
- a CDS encoding DUF4272 domain-containing protein, whose product MTITVNAYCTHRDPPPLGFAHSLNSRRGRSDPELTEHLNGFIGFVMRMRPQMTAALYATLRHIERVQTQISFEVDPAVFDEMVGWAQQANAIFFMPDGAVLNPSGAVLVDPSGAPGTAAVPFPADAVLRKQSTDTALAERHIRVPASLPPVVGETEVQLRSAEDVARRALALMLVAVRAESLSAGEPLPVAELREKLSAGYDAASPAEHAFLSEEQPPEQSIVNSVWRYEALFVLAWALGLFDELPFPDRICDVPAVAKAFFDADRARLVSEARLRDASDILDALDLHYRLHWAARQAMQVEHKEPPAGLEPGVLQERHHALNWLTRFADAEWDDVDTPT is encoded by the coding sequence GTGACCATCACCGTCAACGCTTACTGCACGCATCGTGATCCGCCGCCGCTGGGCTTCGCGCATTCCCTGAACAGCCGGCGGGGCCGTAGCGATCCGGAGCTCACCGAGCATCTGAATGGCTTCATCGGCTTCGTGATGCGCATGCGGCCACAGATGACGGCAGCGCTGTACGCCACGCTGCGCCACATCGAGCGGGTGCAGACGCAGATCTCCTTCGAGGTCGACCCCGCCGTCTTCGACGAGATGGTGGGTTGGGCCCAGCAAGCGAATGCCATCTTCTTCATGCCGGACGGCGCCGTGCTCAATCCCTCGGGCGCCGTGCTGGTCGATCCGAGCGGCGCACCGGGCACGGCCGCGGTGCCGTTCCCCGCGGATGCCGTGCTCCGCAAGCAGAGCACGGACACGGCGCTGGCGGAGCGGCACATCCGAGTGCCGGCGAGCTTGCCCCCGGTGGTGGGTGAAACGGAGGTCCAGCTCCGGAGCGCCGAGGACGTGGCGCGGCGTGCCTTGGCGTTGATGCTGGTCGCGGTTCGCGCGGAGTCGTTGAGCGCGGGCGAGCCGCTGCCCGTGGCCGAGCTGCGCGAGAAGCTGTCGGCCGGGTACGACGCCGCGAGCCCCGCGGAGCATGCCTTCTTGAGCGAGGAGCAGCCGCCTGAGCAGAGCATCGTCAACTCCGTGTGGCGCTACGAGGCGCTGTTCGTACTGGCGTGGGCACTCGGGCTGTTCGACGAGCTGCCCTTTCCCGATCGCATCTGCGATGTGCCCGCCGTCGCGAAGGCGTTCTTCGATGCAGATCGCGCTCGGCTGGTCTCGGAGGCGAGGCTCCGAGACGCATCGGACATCCTCGACGCCCTCGACCTGCACTACCGCTTGCACTGGGCCGCACGCCAAGCGATGCAGGTGGAGCACAAGGAGCCGCCGGCGGGCCTCGAGCCCGGCGTGCTGCAAGAGCGGCACCATGCGCTGAACTGGCTCACGCGCTTCGCCGACGCGGAGTGGGACGACGTCGATACTCCGACGTGA
- a CDS encoding DNRLRE domain-containing protein: MRSRLVFAAVILGAASVSLACGGGDAGGSGGGGGFGNAGNFGGGGTGVIGFDGGAGMAGQANTGGFAGAINTGGAAGTAGAAGAAGGSGGFGTGGAATGGTGGVGGTGGVGGTGGVGGTGGVGGTGGVGGTGGVGGTGGSGGGCQPQCVGKQCGSDTCGGSCGSCGSGQTCTAAGLCACVPQCSGKVCGPDGCGGVCGTCLGGQSCSASGQCACVPVCSGKQCGSNGCGGTCGSCSSGQTCNSSGQCISTQQTVTLYATIDNTLLYSTTDPSAAYTVYPTGSISAGCSWLAGYYSNDWVCAASAIKFDTSALNGKTIISAKLRLHPYILPADYGTTYGVNAFAASWSGSAITFSNSPNMYTSFQVNVNPPTSTLPLEWTITNIVKQWASGAWVNNGLFVHDNDLNFPGYTAFRATSFDSSNTATGTYRPALVVTYQ; encoded by the coding sequence ATGCGGTCAAGACTGGTGTTTGCAGCAGTGATCTTGGGGGCGGCCAGCGTGTCGCTCGCTTGCGGGGGTGGTGACGCGGGCGGAAGCGGGGGTGGCGGCGGCTTCGGCAACGCCGGCAACTTCGGCGGCGGCGGGACCGGTGTGATCGGGTTCGATGGCGGCGCGGGGATGGCGGGACAGGCCAACACCGGAGGCTTCGCGGGCGCCATCAACACGGGTGGCGCCGCGGGAACGGCGGGAGCGGCGGGCGCCGCAGGGGGCAGCGGCGGATTCGGAACGGGCGGCGCTGCGACGGGTGGCACGGGCGGCGTCGGTGGCACGGGCGGCGTCGGTGGTACGGGCGGCGTCGGTGGCACGGGCGGCGTCGGTGGCACGGGCGGCGTCGGTGGCACGGGCGGCGTCGGTGGAACCGGCGGCAGTGGAGGCGGCTGCCAACCTCAATGCGTGGGGAAGCAATGCGGATCGGACACCTGTGGCGGCTCCTGCGGCAGCTGCGGCAGCGGTCAGACCTGCACTGCGGCGGGCCTCTGTGCGTGCGTGCCTCAGTGCAGCGGGAAGGTCTGCGGCCCGGACGGCTGCGGAGGCGTGTGCGGCACTTGCCTCGGCGGGCAATCGTGCAGCGCCAGCGGCCAGTGCGCGTGCGTGCCGGTGTGCTCGGGCAAGCAGTGTGGCTCCAACGGCTGCGGCGGCACGTGCGGTAGCTGTTCGTCCGGCCAGACCTGCAACTCGAGCGGTCAGTGCATTTCGACTCAGCAGACGGTGACGCTCTACGCCACCATCGACAATACACTGCTCTACAGCACTACCGACCCGTCCGCGGCGTACACGGTGTATCCCACCGGCAGCATATCCGCCGGCTGCAGCTGGCTGGCTGGCTACTACAGCAATGACTGGGTGTGCGCCGCGTCCGCCATCAAGTTCGACACCTCCGCGTTGAACGGTAAGACCATCATCAGCGCGAAGCTCCGGCTCCATCCCTACATCCTGCCGGCGGATTACGGGACGACGTACGGTGTGAATGCGTTTGCGGCCTCGTGGAGCGGCTCCGCGATCACCTTCAGCAACTCGCCCAACATGTACACGAGCTTTCAGGTCAACGTGAACCCACCGACGTCGACGTTGCCGCTGGAGTGGACGATCACCAACATCGTCAAGCAGTGGGCGTCCGGCGCTTGGGTGAACAATGGCCTGTTCGTCCACGACAACGATCTGAACTTTCCCGGCTACACGGCCTTCCGCGCGACGTCCTTCGACAGCAGCAACACGGCCACCGGGACCTATCGTCCGGCGTTGGTGGTGACGTATCAGTGA
- the sppA gene encoding signal peptide peptidase SppA, which yields MKSRALVGLACALVLSSCHGRPRSGPVTKGEKTSSAFLSIATKKLVELDLTSGAPETTSASGWFPLPASRTYVGLVRTLEKLPDDQDAQGVYVRFGSASFGFSRGEELARLFGAIRAKGKPVVCHADTFDNATAVLALNACDKIWMSPAGDANTVGIASQMIYFKSALDKLKVEADFVHMGKYKSAAEPVTRDGPSEPAKESLMAVLRSIRTTWLDGARDAKRPKDVVAALEAGPWSAKEAKDKGFVDELGYESEALDDAKSKAGAERVVTAFGTGQKSGEGPDIGEIVRIIAGTEEHAGGRPHIAVLAEEGSISMEAGGIFDSGGITASAMIKTVRRLKKDDSVKAVVLRVDSPGGSALASDLIWHELVELNDKKPLIASVGSMAASGGYYLIAPARKIVAEKSSIVGSIGVLGGKIVIGDALAEYGVSSYTFPASPDPGAASRAAYLSALTTWDDATRERVRDSMHDVYDLFLDRVSKGRKMPVPKVHEIAQGRIWSGAQGKKIGLVDELGGLSRAIQIARDAAGLDDRAPVVVEGGKESMLSTLLLGEDASESEISHAVERVTSERKLLMAHVPVEYRRFFSSLSPLAARETTLAALPFGLVLR from the coding sequence ATGAAGAGCCGAGCTCTGGTCGGCCTCGCCTGCGCTCTCGTGCTCTCCAGTTGTCACGGGCGGCCGCGCTCGGGGCCGGTCACGAAGGGTGAAAAGACGTCGTCCGCGTTCCTGTCCATCGCCACCAAGAAGTTGGTGGAGCTGGACCTCACCTCCGGCGCTCCGGAGACCACCTCCGCGAGCGGTTGGTTTCCGCTGCCGGCCAGCCGCACCTACGTGGGTCTGGTGCGCACGCTGGAGAAGCTGCCCGACGACCAGGACGCCCAGGGCGTGTACGTTCGCTTCGGCAGCGCGAGCTTCGGCTTCTCCCGCGGGGAAGAGCTTGCGCGGCTGTTCGGGGCGATCCGCGCCAAGGGCAAGCCGGTGGTGTGCCACGCCGACACCTTCGACAACGCGACCGCCGTCTTGGCGCTGAACGCCTGCGACAAGATCTGGATGAGCCCCGCCGGTGACGCCAACACCGTCGGCATCGCCAGCCAGATGATCTACTTCAAGTCCGCGCTCGACAAGCTCAAGGTGGAGGCGGACTTCGTCCACATGGGCAAGTACAAGAGCGCCGCCGAGCCGGTGACGCGAGACGGTCCCAGCGAGCCCGCCAAGGAATCGCTGATGGCGGTGCTCCGGTCGATCCGCACGACCTGGCTGGACGGCGCCCGCGACGCGAAGCGACCGAAGGACGTGGTCGCCGCGCTGGAAGCGGGACCCTGGAGCGCGAAGGAAGCCAAGGACAAGGGCTTCGTGGACGAGCTCGGTTACGAGTCGGAAGCCCTCGACGACGCCAAGAGCAAGGCTGGCGCCGAGCGCGTGGTCACCGCCTTTGGCACGGGACAGAAGTCCGGCGAGGGCCCCGACATCGGCGAGATCGTGCGCATCATCGCTGGCACGGAGGAACACGCCGGCGGCCGTCCGCACATCGCGGTGCTCGCGGAAGAGGGCAGCATCTCGATGGAAGCCGGTGGCATCTTCGACAGCGGCGGCATCACCGCGTCGGCGATGATCAAGACGGTGCGCCGCCTCAAAAAGGACGACTCCGTCAAGGCCGTGGTGCTGCGCGTGGACTCCCCCGGCGGCTCTGCGCTGGCCAGCGACCTCATCTGGCACGAGCTCGTGGAGCTGAACGACAAGAAGCCGCTGATCGCTTCGGTGGGCAGCATGGCGGCGAGCGGTGGCTACTACCTGATCGCTCCTGCGCGCAAGATCGTCGCCGAGAAGAGCAGCATCGTCGGATCCATCGGCGTGCTGGGGGGCAAGATCGTGATCGGCGATGCCCTCGCGGAGTACGGCGTCAGCAGCTACACCTTTCCGGCCAGCCCCGACCCAGGCGCCGCGTCCCGCGCCGCGTACCTCTCGGCGCTCACCACCTGGGACGACGCGACACGCGAGCGCGTTCGCGATTCGATGCACGACGTCTACGACCTGTTCCTCGATCGCGTGAGCAAGGGCCGCAAGATGCCGGTGCCCAAGGTGCACGAGATCGCCCAGGGCCGTATCTGGAGCGGTGCGCAGGGCAAGAAGATCGGCCTGGTGGACGAGCTCGGCGGCCTCTCCCGCGCCATTCAGATCGCGCGGGATGCCGCAGGTCTGGACGATCGCGCCCCGGTGGTGGTGGAGGGCGGCAAAGAGAGCATGCTCTCCACGCTGCTCCTCGGGGAAGACGCGAGCGAGTCCGAGATCAGCCACGCGGTGGAGCGCGTGACCAGCGAGCGCAAGCTCTTGATGGCCCACGTGCCGGTGGAATACCGCCGCTTCTTCTCGAGCCTATCGCCGCTGGCCGCGCGAGAGACCACCCTCGCCGCGCTGCCCTTCGGCTTGGTTCTACGCTGA
- a CDS encoding zinc-ribbon domain-containing protein, whose product MDVRCGRCGTEYEFDDALVSERGTTVKCTNCGHQFKVRPPDSGSGAPERWVVRTATGRELVYTSLRELQRGIAQRQVGPEDLLSRGNQPPRPLGSIAELEPFFHARGVPARGGQQNRTLAGVAPPPNALSQTVPLSALAKQATPARPPRPATPAQSFAVEPEPATMPAREAAAPPAVAAKADTLPSFPTEDEDLDPPTIPRNARVEEVERRDDDVQPTPTPSAVREAFHSYSDIHTDPRFVSSAPSRRGARSRWIFAVVILGVVGLLAATVGRRYLEKFVSPPASSAKAADSRAAEFLARADKLVEDGDFEAARGELDKASVLSEGDPAVLAALAHLEALRADVLWLRLRLLEPTDEQLVKATHRQLGARVGRAEEAVDKAVAAAPGDLAVLRAQVDVLRLAGKLGDARNKIAPIAEKASEPENAYVLAALDLAEPTPVWAPIIDRLRTAAAAERNLGRARAALVYALVRDGQLSAAKSELDKAGDKGFPLRDDLSAFLARYEAVEDAGADAKAEVATVDPASLPVLDTSAPVGEEPVGSNDFRAQLKQASAAIKSNDLDRAEQLYNAVLAKHPGNTEALAGLGDVARLKRDPDKAEKMYDKVLEQNPSYLPALVARADQKWDSGDKKGAITLYRRVLEQAGAGSAYGQKAAARISEGAGSSAAPTATETSETPEPAPAPSPEPTATEKKDEGPHIDTTDLPGFNQ is encoded by the coding sequence ATGGATGTCCGCTGTGGTCGTTGCGGTACGGAGTACGAGTTCGATGACGCGCTGGTCTCGGAGCGCGGCACGACCGTCAAGTGCACGAATTGTGGGCATCAGTTCAAGGTCCGCCCTCCGGATTCCGGCTCGGGTGCCCCCGAGCGCTGGGTAGTCCGCACCGCCACCGGACGGGAGCTCGTCTACACCTCGCTGCGGGAGCTACAGCGGGGGATCGCGCAGCGTCAGGTGGGGCCGGAAGATCTGCTGTCGCGGGGCAATCAGCCGCCTCGTCCCCTGGGGTCCATCGCCGAGCTGGAGCCGTTCTTCCACGCACGTGGCGTTCCGGCCCGTGGGGGGCAGCAGAACCGCACGCTGGCGGGGGTGGCGCCACCACCCAACGCGCTATCGCAGACGGTGCCGCTCTCGGCGTTGGCCAAGCAGGCGACCCCCGCGCGGCCCCCGCGTCCAGCGACGCCGGCGCAATCCTTCGCTGTCGAGCCGGAGCCGGCCACCATGCCCGCCCGCGAGGCGGCGGCGCCCCCCGCCGTCGCGGCCAAGGCCGACACGCTGCCGAGCTTCCCCACGGAGGACGAAGATCTCGACCCGCCGACCATCCCGCGGAACGCCCGGGTGGAGGAAGTCGAGCGCAGGGACGACGACGTGCAGCCCACGCCCACGCCCAGCGCCGTGCGAGAGGCGTTTCACTCCTACTCCGACATCCACACCGACCCGCGTTTCGTTTCCAGCGCGCCGTCTCGCCGTGGGGCGCGCTCGCGCTGGATCTTCGCGGTGGTGATCCTGGGCGTGGTCGGACTGTTGGCGGCCACCGTTGGTCGCCGCTACCTGGAGAAGTTCGTTTCGCCCCCGGCTTCCAGCGCCAAGGCGGCGGACTCCCGCGCCGCGGAGTTCTTGGCCCGCGCCGACAAGCTCGTCGAGGACGGCGACTTCGAGGCCGCCCGTGGCGAGCTCGACAAGGCCAGTGTGCTGTCCGAAGGTGACCCGGCAGTGCTCGCCGCGTTGGCGCACCTCGAAGCCCTGCGCGCCGACGTGCTCTGGCTGCGCCTGCGCTTGCTCGAGCCCACGGACGAGCAGCTGGTCAAGGCCACCCATCGCCAGCTCGGCGCACGGGTGGGCCGCGCGGAAGAAGCCGTGGACAAGGCCGTTGCCGCTGCGCCGGGCGATCTCGCGGTGCTCCGCGCTCAGGTGGACGTGCTGCGCCTCGCGGGCAAGCTGGGCGATGCGCGCAACAAGATCGCCCCCATCGCGGAGAAGGCGAGCGAGCCGGAGAACGCCTACGTGCTCGCGGCGCTGGATCTCGCAGAGCCCACGCCGGTGTGGGCCCCCATCATCGACCGCCTGCGCACCGCCGCGGCGGCCGAGCGCAACCTGGGGCGCGCGCGCGCCGCGTTGGTGTACGCCCTGGTGCGGGACGGACAGCTCTCCGCCGCCAAGAGCGAGCTCGACAAAGCGGGCGACAAGGGCTTCCCGCTGCGCGACGATCTCTCCGCATTTCTCGCCCGCTACGAGGCCGTCGAAGACGCCGGCGCGGACGCCAAGGCGGAGGTTGCCACGGTGGACCCTGCCAGCTTGCCGGTGCTCGATACCAGCGCTCCCGTGGGCGAAGAGCCGGTGGGTAGCAACGATTTCCGTGCCCAGCTGAAGCAGGCGTCCGCGGCCATCAAGAGCAATGATCTCGATCGTGCAGAGCAGCTCTACAACGCCGTTCTGGCCAAGCATCCCGGCAACACGGAAGCCCTGGCAGGTCTCGGGGACGTCGCGCGACTGAAGCGCGATCCGGACAAGGCCGAGAAGATGTACGACAAGGTCTTGGAGCAGAACCCGAGCTACTTGCCCGCGCTGGTCGCGCGTGCGGATCAGAAGTGGGACAGCGGCGACAAGAAGGGCGCCATCACGCTCTATCGCCGCGTGCTCGAGCAGGCCGGGGCGGGCAGCGCCTATGGTCAGAAGGCCGCGGCGCGCATCTCCGAGGGGGCGGGCAGCTCCGCCGCGCCCACAGCTACCGAAACCAGCGAAACGCCGGAGCCTGCTCCGGCCCCCAGTCCCGAGCCCACCGCCACCGAGAAGAAGGACGAAGGGCCTCACATCGACACCACGGATCTACCGGGATTCAATCAATGA
- a CDS encoding amidohydrolase family protein: MRHLVFLFPAMLASLVTLVGCGDSGGGGGGGDGGYGNLGGFGATGGAAGQAGAAGSGGLAGSGGLAGSGGLAGSGGLAGSGGLAGSGGQAGAGGSPPATITPGAADRFLLKGVVLTPTGPITGEVLVEGTDITCVAASCSSQSGATGATTIETNGVILPGLIDSHNHGLFNEFDEDDWNPGKLFSNHTQWNSTSEPRYGEVVDAKQYLESVSAGANVSCEMAKYAETKAIIAGTTSFLMAPGATERKCYASVARTIDTGFNDLPDDKMRVSISIPASATATSVCNDFTAGTTNRYVVHCGEGINESARKEFDNLTTVSGGCLAAPQTTVVHGTALGTPEFTIMAQNDMKLVWSPKSNVFLYGQTTDIPAAMAAGVKIIALAPDWALGGSVNMLDELRFADSWDNQHFGDVLTPERLFHMVTSDAAIALGIDQYVGTLEVGKRADITIIGGTIADPYGALLAAKPQTVRLVMLDGRVLYGDKALEAAGPATPGCEALDVCGVQKFLCIAENDTADKLNQTFAEVKSVLETELASYDTTVSPAGGPLSPIAPLTKCN, encoded by the coding sequence ATGCGTCACCTCGTCTTTCTCTTCCCGGCCATGCTCGCATCGCTCGTGACTCTCGTCGGCTGCGGTGACAGCGGAGGAGGCGGCGGCGGCGGTGATGGAGGCTACGGCAATCTCGGGGGCTTCGGCGCGACCGGCGGTGCGGCCGGTCAAGCCGGCGCGGCCGGCAGCGGTGGCCTCGCGGGCAGCGGCGGTCTCGCGGGCAGCGGCGGTCTCGCCGGCAGTGGCGGACTCGCCGGCAGTGGCGGTCTCGCCGGCAGTGGTGGACAAGCGGGCGCCGGCGGCAGCCCACCCGCCACGATCACGCCAGGCGCCGCAGATCGTTTCTTGCTCAAGGGCGTGGTGCTCACGCCCACCGGTCCCATCACCGGCGAGGTGCTGGTGGAAGGCACGGACATCACCTGCGTCGCGGCCAGCTGCTCGAGCCAGAGCGGCGCCACCGGCGCCACCACGATAGAGACCAACGGCGTCATCCTCCCGGGCCTGATCGACTCCCACAACCACGGCCTGTTCAACGAGTTCGACGAAGACGACTGGAACCCCGGCAAGTTGTTCTCGAACCACACCCAGTGGAACTCCACCAGCGAGCCCCGCTACGGCGAGGTGGTCGACGCCAAGCAGTACCTGGAATCCGTCAGCGCCGGCGCCAACGTCAGCTGTGAGATGGCCAAGTACGCCGAGACGAAAGCCATCATCGCCGGCACCACCTCCTTCTTGATGGCGCCCGGTGCCACGGAGCGAAAGTGCTACGCCTCCGTCGCGCGCACGATCGACACTGGGTTCAACGACCTGCCCGACGACAAGATGCGCGTGAGCATCTCGATTCCGGCATCTGCCACCGCCACCAGCGTGTGCAACGACTTCACCGCCGGCACCACCAACCGCTACGTGGTGCACTGCGGCGAGGGCATCAACGAATCCGCGCGCAAGGAGTTCGACAACCTCACCACCGTGTCCGGCGGCTGCCTCGCGGCACCCCAGACCACCGTGGTGCACGGCACCGCCCTGGGCACCCCCGAGTTCACCATCATGGCGCAGAACGACATGAAGCTCGTGTGGTCACCCAAATCCAACGTCTTCCTCTACGGTCAGACCACGGACATCCCCGCCGCCATGGCCGCCGGCGTGAAGATCATCGCCCTGGCGCCGGACTGGGCCCTGGGCGGCAGCGTGAACATGCTGGACGAGCTGCGCTTCGCCGACAGCTGGGACAACCAGCACTTCGGCGACGTGCTCACGCCGGAGCGCCTGTTCCACATGGTCACCAGCGACGCCGCCATCGCCCTGGGCATCGATCAGTACGTGGGCACCCTGGAGGTCGGCAAGCGCGCCGACATCACCATCATCGGCGGCACCATCGCCGATCCGTACGGCGCCCTGCTCGCCGCCAAGCCGCAAACCGTGCGCCTGGTCATGCTCGACGGCCGCGTTCTCTACGGCGACAAAGCGCTCGAGGCCGCGGGCCCAGCCACCCCGGGTTGCGAAGCCCTCGACGTGTGCGGCGTGCAGAAGTTCCTGTGCATCGCCGAGAACGACACCGCCGACAAGCTGAACCAGACCTTCGCCGAGGTGAAGAGCGTGCTCGAGACCGAGCTCGCGAGCTACGACACCACCGTCTCCCCCGCCGGCGGCCCGCTCTCGCCCATCGCCCCGCTCACCAAGTGCAATTGA
- a CDS encoding type II toxin-antitoxin system VapC family toxin yields MYVLDTDVISLVMRGSLPERARARLSALSRSQVRLTSVTLGELYYGALRTSQVRKWLDAVALVTSTMDCLDFDAEAARHYGELRAHLEAKGQRLDDADLRIASICRCNAQVLVSGNEKHFARVPGLRYENWIA; encoded by the coding sequence ATGTACGTCTTGGACACGGACGTCATCAGCTTGGTGATGCGCGGCAGTCTTCCCGAGCGAGCGCGAGCGCGGTTGAGCGCGCTATCGCGTTCCCAGGTGAGGCTCACTTCGGTGACCTTGGGCGAGCTGTACTACGGTGCGCTTCGCACCTCGCAGGTAAGGAAGTGGCTCGACGCAGTGGCGCTCGTCACCAGCACGATGGACTGTCTCGATTTCGATGCTGAGGCTGCTCGTCACTACGGTGAGCTTCGAGCTCACCTCGAAGCGAAGGGCCAGCGGCTGGACGACGCCGATCTTCGAATCGCGTCCATCTGTCGTTGCAACGCCCAGGTGCTCGTGTCAGGCAACGAAAAGCACTTCGCTCGCGTTCCTGGCTTGCGCTACGAAAACTGGATCGCGTAG
- a CDS encoding type II toxin-antitoxin system prevent-host-death family antitoxin: MVKRIAVAELKAHLSETLRAVERGERVAVERRGKTVAVLLPPEEADHVAGDWWTRIYGVMSDVDDFAEIMRDTVKSRARARPRPVKLED; the protein is encoded by the coding sequence ATGGTCAAGAGAATCGCCGTGGCGGAGCTAAAAGCACACCTGTCCGAAACGCTGCGAGCCGTGGAGCGTGGCGAGCGCGTGGCCGTCGAGCGACGTGGAAAGACGGTGGCCGTTCTGCTGCCGCCGGAGGAGGCGGATCACGTTGCCGGAGACTGGTGGACCAGGATCTACGGCGTGATGTCGGACGTGGACGACTTTGCGGAGATCATGCGCGACACGGTGAAGAGCCGCGCCAGGGCCCGTCCACGCCCCGTGAAGTTGGAAGACTGA
- a CDS encoding histidine phosphatase family protein — MVAQEVKTLLILRHAKSSWDDGSLPDHDRPLNRRGERDAPRMGRYLVENALVPDLVLSSTARRARQTALSVMEECGWRGELRLVRSLYLAEPADYANAVQGAPPACERVLLVGHNPGLESLIEGLTGESLTMPTAALAVLELAAGAWSDLSLDGRTKIASNCRPKDLD; from the coding sequence ATGGTTGCCCAAGAAGTGAAGACGCTCTTGATCCTCCGCCACGCGAAGTCGAGCTGGGACGACGGCTCGCTTCCGGATCACGATCGGCCGCTCAATCGCCGGGGCGAACGCGACGCTCCGCGCATGGGGCGCTACCTGGTGGAAAACGCGCTGGTGCCGGATCTGGTGCTTTCGTCCACGGCGCGGCGGGCGCGCCAGACGGCGCTGTCGGTGATGGAGGAGTGCGGCTGGCGCGGTGAGCTACGCCTCGTGCGCTCGCTGTACCTGGCGGAGCCCGCGGACTACGCGAACGCGGTGCAGGGCGCGCCCCCGGCGTGCGAACGCGTGCTGCTCGTGGGACACAACCCCGGCCTCGAGAGCTTGATCGAAGGGCTCACTGGAGAAAGCCTGACGATGCCGACGGCGGCCCTCGCGGTGCTGGAGCTGGCGGCCGGCGCCTGGAGCGATCTTTCGCTCGACGGGCGCACGAAAATCGCGAGCAACTGTCGTCCTAAGGATCTCGATTGA